Proteins encoded within one genomic window of Candidatus Zixiibacteriota bacterium:
- a CDS encoding PorV/PorQ family protein: MSPHRLILSLAVVLMALLLVSEAQADISNAAVLYLRIAAGARAAGMGEAFVAIADDATATHWNPAGLGAYPLANSWIENKVPADLQPLTAIASVRQSGGNDYTAFEVWGLTAKGVARSDNKDWYLDETFSTTTDQTVADIARQYFNLTDEEQVAATAERVAQANNRKSEEYLDSLKTAILNTVSADYSERSSLEVYLDSLMAAYGQCRINWEKVEQVEEYLTDGSKDGEITEVEADRISIAVEKSRMRFIPEELKVPYSAIFEYEPKVITSVDRGVLFGGEGGLTFYNGRTWQTFKMEDGLPSNNILSLATIGEQAFIGTDSGLARFAGQRLGPVQGLDKLPKGPVMAIGAADLSNIWVVIDQDLYHYDGVTWSNCLAYTVLLDDTPESIAEKFAIFGSETEKQSMLNKMREVNRDLMLNGIALQANAGEVAVEDSTADENEDMISQVLAGTGLDTAMVAEDSVAVEEVAVEEIPADTAEVAAEVTTEEATVEEIPVGDFNIDDIEPGMIIRVPYTAGLIGKVNDIFAGRDQNVWIGSEYGLMVFNGSSWDLPGYRTYRIKEGDTFDDVVAAKRHTDVAAAETYARQIRDINMLDGDNLEVGQRIKIYRNPAACAITQICYGLKRLFFATDAGMIEYDAVYWSRSSIRNLAHTKSIGAVANGKELWLATPERVVTKASARSQFTFMHAKWLPELTDDVYYEFVSFVKGTENWGTFGGCVTFITYGEMLRTGQFGDTLDVFESFDVAFTGSYGVPLTQKLKVGLSAKIMYSKLSDIGTAYEKGKGTSTGFAVDFGMLYHWSPRLNLGMAFTNLGPSMSYIDASQSDPLPRNLAVGFAYKFLQSDWYQVLLTAEANKIMVGLDDGFSEEMKQVVFNFGAEMAYSDLVFLRGGYIYDQEGDVKTPTLGFGVRLINRFQFDFAYIPSTSGESAAALKNTLRSSFSLLL, encoded by the coding sequence ATGAGTCCACACAGGTTGATACTCTCACTGGCTGTTGTGTTAATGGCGCTGCTGCTGGTCAGTGAAGCTCAAGCCGACATTTCCAACGCTGCGGTGTTGTATCTAAGAATTGCCGCCGGAGCACGTGCCGCCGGTATGGGTGAGGCGTTCGTAGCGATTGCCGACGATGCCACCGCGACCCATTGGAACCCGGCCGGTCTGGGCGCCTATCCGCTGGCTAATTCCTGGATCGAGAACAAAGTCCCCGCGGATTTGCAACCATTGACGGCTATTGCCAGCGTTCGTCAAAGCGGCGGCAACGACTACACTGCGTTCGAGGTCTGGGGTTTGACGGCCAAGGGTGTCGCTCGCAGTGATAATAAAGACTGGTATCTGGACGAAACGTTTTCCACGACCACGGACCAGACGGTAGCGGATATCGCCCGGCAGTATTTCAACCTGACCGATGAAGAGCAAGTTGCGGCAACGGCTGAACGAGTGGCGCAGGCGAACAACCGTAAATCCGAAGAGTATCTCGATTCGTTGAAGACGGCGATCCTCAATACGGTGTCGGCCGATTACTCCGAGCGCAGTTCTCTGGAGGTATATCTGGATTCTCTCATGGCGGCCTACGGTCAATGCCGGATTAACTGGGAGAAGGTCGAACAGGTCGAGGAATACCTCACTGACGGAAGTAAGGATGGAGAAATCACTGAAGTCGAAGCTGATCGTATCTCGATTGCCGTGGAAAAATCAAGGATGCGATTCATTCCCGAGGAACTCAAAGTTCCGTATTCAGCGATTTTTGAATATGAACCGAAGGTTATCACTTCGGTCGATCGTGGAGTGTTGTTTGGCGGCGAGGGCGGTCTGACATTCTACAACGGTCGTACCTGGCAGACGTTTAAAATGGAAGACGGATTACCCTCGAACAATATCCTCAGTCTGGCGACAATCGGTGAGCAGGCTTTTATCGGTACGGATTCCGGCTTGGCCCGTTTTGCCGGACAGCGTCTGGGACCGGTGCAAGGTCTGGATAAATTGCCGAAGGGCCCCGTGATGGCTATCGGCGCCGCTGATCTGAGTAATATCTGGGTTGTAATCGATCAGGACCTTTACCACTACGATGGAGTAACCTGGTCGAACTGCTTGGCCTACACTGTGCTTCTGGACGATACTCCGGAGTCGATTGCGGAGAAATTCGCGATTTTCGGCTCTGAGACCGAGAAGCAGTCAATGCTGAATAAAATGCGTGAGGTCAACCGCGACTTGATGCTCAACGGAATTGCCCTCCAGGCGAACGCCGGAGAAGTTGCTGTCGAAGACTCCACCGCTGATGAAAACGAGGATATGATATCGCAGGTTTTGGCGGGCACCGGGCTCGATACTGCGATGGTTGCCGAAGATTCTGTCGCCGTGGAAGAAGTCGCTGTGGAAGAAATCCCGGCCGACACCGCTGAAGTTGCGGCCGAGGTAACCACCGAAGAGGCAACGGTAGAGGAAATCCCCGTCGGAGATTTCAATATCGACGATATCGAGCCGGGGATGATCATCAGAGTCCCGTATACGGCCGGTTTGATCGGGAAAGTCAATGATATTTTCGCCGGGCGTGATCAGAACGTCTGGATCGGTAGTGAATACGGTTTGATGGTATTCAACGGCAGTTCCTGGGATCTTCCGGGCTATCGTACCTATCGTATCAAGGAAGGGGATACATTCGACGATGTCGTGGCGGCCAAGCGCCATACTGATGTCGCCGCGGCGGAAACCTATGCTCGACAGATTAGAGATATCAATATGCTCGACGGGGACAATCTCGAGGTCGGGCAGCGAATTAAAATCTATCGTAATCCCGCCGCCTGTGCGATCACCCAGATTTGTTACGGTCTCAAACGGTTGTTCTTCGCCACCGATGCCGGGATGATCGAATACGATGCGGTTTACTGGAGCCGCAGTTCGATCCGCAACCTGGCGCACACAAAATCCATCGGTGCTGTGGCCAACGGCAAAGAACTGTGGCTGGCGACTCCGGAACGAGTAGTTACCAAGGCCTCGGCCCGGTCGCAGTTCACGTTTATGCACGCCAAATGGCTGCCGGAATTGACGGACGACGTTTATTACGAATTTGTCTCTTTCGTCAAAGGGACCGAGAACTGGGGTACGTTCGGCGGTTGTGTTACCTTTATCACTTACGGTGAGATGCTTCGCACCGGTCAGTTCGGTGATACCCTGGATGTATTCGAATCGTTCGACGTGGCGTTTACCGGATCCTACGGTGTCCCGCTGACGCAGAAACTCAAAGTCGGTCTTTCGGCCAAGATCATGTACTCCAAACTTTCCGATATCGGCACCGCTTATGAAAAGGGTAAAGGAACTTCGACCGGCTTCGCGGTTGATTTCGGCATGCTGTATCATTGGAGCCCGCGTTTGAACCTTGGTATGGCTTTCACCAACCTCGGTCCGAGCATGTCATATATCGATGCTTCGCAGTCCGACCCGCTTCCGCGTAACCTCGCGGTAGGATTCGCCTATAAATTCCTGCAATCCGACTGGTATCAGGTTCTTCTGACGGCTGAGGCCAACAAGATCATGGTAGGGTTGGATGACGGCTTCAGCGAAGAGATGAAGCAAGTCGTGTTCAACTTCGGAGCCGAGATGGCTTATTCCGATCTGGTCTTCCTGCGGGGCGGTTATATCTACGATCAGGAAGGCGATGTTAAAACTCCGACGCTGGGTTTCGGTGTTCGTTTGATCAATCGCTTCCAGTTTGATTTCGCTTATATCCCAAGCACCAGCGGTGAATCGGCGGCGGCTCTTAAGAATACGCTCAGGTCGTCGTTCTCGCTCCTACTCTAA
- the porU gene encoding type IX secretion system sortase PorU — protein sequence MSFSCSILKRLLPFSFYCLLTRFLPLVAVLYLTLISFAQAETQLVASSASSTRVKLSFKPDLSDLELAFAVDSSLLLFKTVAFGIPTGVEPRVEILSLSGDTTVFANQPYDLSRLAVSDLAVISRPIEVRGHSIVTVQVFPVHGGSIYREVEIELFFDGGTSAGYGSADPIFDRILSQTIVNYDQARDWTTRARPASKPSAVGPFSGGGDWYRLEISNTGLIKVTGDQLRSAGLAAGSVNSADLMLWAGEGLQLPMPLDSAAPDFAPVAVLIEDGDDGVFDRSDYILFYGEGIDRWVYPAGSEPYYASHRYSDYNVYWLNVAGDQPLSQGRITSVDGSVTGVVDTVINDYRRRIHSERDVMFAVEVDNRIYNYYDWYWTDGLSPEVHISTPNLIDDTQADVAVQVDLPTASSSLSLRVNGVTATEVSSSRTFWRYTSDRLNDNINEFQLSFTTNSTVLPYLDWINVEYDCHLVPEADRLDPAFVGGSGRGLIRIGDEFSETPLIFNIDNPRQPVRITGFVQSSDTLRFETDLVAEQPNHFYFSTLSRAIAPSDISKVSPTDLYTANEQIDYLIVTAPEFESTIARLATYRESQGLSVQVINVDDIYDNFSYGLLDPTAIRNFLRFTYESYPSPSPMAVLLVGDGHYDYRNHLGTDEPIYIPPYVNAYDTSDSYSDDNYVYFERYGWLDADSSYMLQDDRGVDMVTSRWPANTTTEVDRVIDKVLAYESATDLGDWRTKITLVADDEFSSDRDDETVHTQQTEDLQRDYIPRLFERDKIYLIEYDFVNGRKPAANDAIVNAFNEGRLLVNYVGHGSPYLWAHERIFTSADDIPRLNNGYKLPLVFAASCAIGFYDDPEGVSMAQQFLLHPDGGAIGVVSATRLVWSSLNRSFNQTVFEVMFGNPDMPIAQAVYTGKLIHLYGVSFPSLINNDRSYTFFGEPFVCLGRPQYDIEFTQAPDTLRPLRATTVSGRVADDAGSLLPVSGEIEIVVYDSDRMKTYVPSEHGGSGPSVTYSTNGAALYKGEVTVQDGLFEFSFVPPLDISYGGESARISAYGAFGNIDAAGLADSLPVSEAISEVSDDEGPQIAVGLSGRTSFTSGDYATATDTVVVVLDDPSGINLTGWLGHGITLVIDDQTEAMINLTPSFSYYADSYRSGGLMFGLDTLSAGHHTLHLKAWDNANNSSMVEFSVEITAGEQAVISDVLNYPNPMHEETQFSFYATEYLEKFSLEIYTLAGRKIKSFNLYSVDAGYRDDIVWRGDDETGDRVATGVYMFKATGQPASGREAAVVYGKVVVSN from the coding sequence ATGTCCTTTTCGTGCTCCATTCTCAAGCGTCTGCTCCCGTTCAGTTTCTATTGTTTACTGACACGGTTTTTACCGTTGGTCGCGGTTTTATACCTAACACTTATATCCTTTGCTCAGGCTGAGACTCAATTAGTCGCCTCATCGGCTTCCTCGACGCGAGTTAAACTATCCTTTAAGCCGGATCTTTCCGATCTTGAGTTGGCGTTTGCTGTTGACTCCAGCCTGCTGCTTTTCAAGACAGTTGCTTTTGGAATCCCAACCGGAGTCGAACCGCGTGTAGAGATTCTATCGCTGTCGGGTGACACAACCGTATTCGCAAATCAGCCTTACGATCTCTCTCGATTGGCGGTTAGTGACCTGGCGGTCATTTCACGTCCGATCGAAGTAAGAGGGCACAGCATCGTCACGGTACAGGTTTTCCCGGTGCACGGTGGTTCGATATACCGCGAAGTTGAAATTGAGCTGTTTTTCGACGGTGGAACATCGGCGGGTTATGGCTCGGCCGATCCAATTTTCGACCGGATATTATCCCAGACGATAGTCAATTACGATCAGGCTCGTGACTGGACCACTCGGGCTCGCCCGGCATCCAAGCCTTCCGCCGTGGGACCATTCAGCGGCGGCGGCGACTGGTATCGTCTTGAAATTTCCAACACCGGTTTGATAAAAGTAACCGGCGATCAACTCCGTTCGGCCGGGCTGGCGGCAGGTTCGGTTAATTCGGCCGATCTGATGCTATGGGCCGGTGAGGGGCTTCAATTGCCGATGCCTCTCGATTCTGCCGCTCCTGATTTCGCTCCCGTGGCAGTGTTGATCGAGGACGGTGACGACGGTGTCTTTGACCGTAGCGACTACATTCTTTTCTACGGTGAAGGAATCGATCGCTGGGTCTATCCTGCCGGAAGCGAACCTTACTACGCTTCTCACCGCTATTCCGATTACAACGTGTACTGGTTAAATGTCGCCGGAGATCAGCCGTTGAGTCAGGGCCGGATAACTTCCGTTGACGGCAGTGTTACGGGAGTGGTCGATACGGTAATAAACGACTATCGGCGGCGGATTCATTCCGAGCGTGATGTAATGTTCGCCGTCGAGGTCGACAACCGCATTTATAATTATTATGACTGGTATTGGACTGACGGTCTCTCGCCGGAAGTGCACATATCGACTCCGAATCTGATTGATGACACGCAAGCCGACGTAGCTGTTCAGGTCGATCTGCCGACCGCATCGAGCAGTCTCAGTCTCCGTGTCAACGGCGTAACTGCCACTGAAGTCTCAAGCAGTCGAACCTTCTGGCGTTACACTTCCGATCGGTTGAATGACAACATCAACGAATTTCAACTCAGCTTCACGACCAACAGTACGGTTTTGCCCTATCTGGATTGGATCAATGTGGAATATGACTGTCACCTCGTTCCGGAAGCGGATCGTCTCGATCCGGCTTTCGTCGGTGGTTCCGGTCGGGGGCTGATCCGGATTGGTGACGAATTCTCCGAAACGCCCTTGATTTTCAATATCGACAATCCGCGTCAGCCGGTTCGGATTACCGGATTCGTGCAGTCTAGTGATACTCTTCGCTTCGAGACCGATCTCGTTGCGGAACAACCGAACCACTTCTATTTCAGCACTCTTTCGCGGGCTATAGCTCCCTCGGATATCAGCAAGGTGTCTCCCACTGATCTGTACACGGCTAATGAACAGATCGATTATCTGATAGTAACGGCTCCGGAATTCGAAAGCACTATCGCTCGCCTGGCGACCTATCGTGAATCTCAGGGGTTGTCGGTGCAAGTGATAAATGTCGATGATATCTACGATAATTTTTCATATGGTCTTTTAGATCCTACGGCCATTCGCAATTTTCTCCGATTCACTTATGAGAGTTACCCGTCGCCGTCGCCGATGGCGGTTTTGCTGGTCGGGGACGGGCATTACGACTATCGCAACCATCTCGGCACCGATGAACCGATCTATATCCCGCCGTACGTGAATGCCTATGATACATCCGATTCGTACAGTGACGACAACTACGTTTATTTCGAGCGATACGGCTGGCTCGATGCCGATTCATCGTACATGTTGCAGGACGACCGTGGCGTGGATATGGTTACCTCCCGCTGGCCCGCCAACACCACGACGGAAGTCGATCGCGTGATTGACAAAGTGCTTGCCTATGAGTCCGCAACGGATCTGGGAGACTGGCGAACCAAGATCACTCTGGTGGCCGACGATGAATTCTCCTCGGACCGGGACGATGAAACCGTCCACACCCAGCAGACCGAAGATCTCCAGCGTGATTATATTCCGCGTCTATTCGAACGGGATAAGATCTATTTGATCGAGTACGATTTCGTCAACGGACGCAAACCGGCGGCCAACGATGCCATCGTGAATGCTTTCAACGAGGGGCGTTTGCTGGTCAACTATGTCGGTCACGGTAGTCCGTATCTCTGGGCGCACGAACGAATTTTTACATCGGCTGATGATATCCCGAGGTTAAACAACGGCTACAAATTGCCGTTGGTTTTCGCCGCCTCCTGCGCTATCGGTTTCTATGACGATCCTGAAGGCGTGTCGATGGCTCAGCAATTTCTGCTGCACCCCGACGGAGGCGCTATTGGCGTGGTATCGGCCACGCGGCTGGTCTGGTCTTCTCTTAACCGGTCTTTCAATCAAACGGTGTTCGAAGTCATGTTCGGGAATCCGGACATGCCGATTGCGCAGGCGGTTTACACCGGCAAGCTGATTCATCTCTATGGCGTATCGTTCCCTTCGTTGATCAACAACGACCGCTCATATACGTTCTTCGGTGAACCGTTCGTATGTCTCGGTCGACCGCAATACGATATTGAATTCACCCAGGCGCCGGACACGCTGCGACCGCTCCGTGCGACAACCGTTTCCGGGCGGGTAGCCGATGATGCCGGTTCGTTGTTGCCGGTAAGCGGTGAGATCGAAATCGTGGTTTACGACAGCGACCGGATGAAAACCTACGTGCCCTCCGAACATGGCGGCAGCGGACCGAGTGTGACGTACAGCACCAACGGTGCGGCGCTTTATAAAGGTGAAGTCACGGTACAGGACGGCCTTTTCGAATTCAGTTTCGTCCCGCCGCTTGATATCAGTTATGGCGGTGAGAGCGCTCGTATCAGCGCTTACGGCGCCTTCGGTAATATCGACGCCGCCGGTCTGGCCGATTCGTTACCGGTTAGCGAGGCAATCTCGGAAGTGTCCGACGATGAGGGACCTCAGATCGCGGTTGGTCTTTCGGGGCGGACCAGTTTCACCAGTGGTGATTATGCAACGGCAACCGACACGGTGGTAGTTGTGCTCGATGATCCCTCCGGTATCAATCTGACCGGCTGGCTCGGTCATGGAATCACGTTGGTAATCGACGACCAGACTGAGGCGATGATCAATCTTACCCCCAGTTTCAGTTATTACGCCGACAGTTACCGGTCCGGCGGTCTTATGTTCGGTCTGGACACGCTGTCCGCCGGTCATCATACCCTGCATCTTAAAGCCTGGGATAACGCGAATAATTCATCAATGGTCGAGTTTTCAGTGGAGATAACAGCCGGTGAACAGGCGGTTATCTCGGATGTATTGAATTACCCCAATCCAATGCATGAGGAGACGCAATTTTCGTTCTACGCTACAGAATACCTGGAAAAGTTTTCCCTCGAAATTTACACGTTGGCCGGTCGCAAAATTAAATCTTTTAATCTATATTCGGTGGATGCCGGCTATCGTGACGATATAGTATGGAGAGGCGATGATGAAACGGGTGACCGGGTAGCCACGGGCGTTTATATGTTCAAGGCAACCGGACAACCGGCCTCGGGTCGCGAAGCGGCCGTTGTATATGGAAAAGTAGTTGTTTCTAATTAG
- a CDS encoding asparaginase translates to MKGLFEIAARVFRGDGIEAVHCASIAVVDERGNLTHYLGDPEFVTMTRSCIKPFQLMPLVASGAATYFDFDLRQLAIMAGSHNGTDEHREVVLTNLARAGNGPEHLQCGCHWPIGMEERRIWPTHGEDKDPVRHNCSGKHSGFLAMARYLKADVAQYLRPESPVQQRVLTTVSRYCGFPLDRMTIGVDGCSAPNFPLSLLSFARGFMKLAAGRGSDDVPATAAETIREAMMTYPEMVSGEGRFDLSLARAFPNRLICKSGAEAIEGIGLMDPPVGIAVKIQDGNCRALWPVCVEVLRQLGYIKHVDNDSPLARFERPEIRNVRDFVTGQIVPDFQLRKV, encoded by the coding sequence ATGAAAGGTTTGTTTGAAATCGCTGCCCGCGTTTTTCGTGGGGATGGAATCGAGGCTGTTCATTGTGCCTCAATTGCGGTTGTCGACGAGCGGGGCAATTTGACCCACTATCTGGGTGATCCCGAATTTGTGACGATGACTCGCTCGTGCATTAAGCCGTTTCAACTCATGCCGTTAGTTGCCTCGGGAGCCGCAACGTATTTTGACTTTGATCTCCGTCAACTGGCCATTATGGCCGGTTCGCACAATGGTACCGATGAGCACCGCGAGGTTGTACTAACGAATCTGGCCCGAGCCGGTAATGGTCCGGAACATTTGCAGTGTGGTTGTCATTGGCCCATAGGCATGGAGGAACGACGTATTTGGCCGACTCACGGCGAAGACAAAGACCCGGTTAGGCATAATTGCTCCGGAAAACATTCCGGTTTCCTGGCAATGGCCCGTTATCTTAAGGCTGATGTCGCGCAATACCTGCGTCCTGAATCACCGGTTCAACAGCGAGTATTGACCACGGTAAGTCGATATTGCGGTTTTCCGCTCGACCGAATGACGATTGGTGTTGACGGCTGTTCGGCTCCCAACTTCCCCTTGTCGTTACTGAGCTTTGCTCGAGGTTTCATGAAACTGGCGGCCGGGCGGGGGAGTGATGACGTACCCGCTACTGCTGCCGAGACAATCCGTGAAGCCATGATGACTTATCCTGAGATGGTGTCGGGAGAAGGACGATTCGATTTATCGCTGGCGCGAGCTTTCCCCAACCGTTTAATCTGCAAATCAGGAGCGGAGGCGATTGAGGGGATAGGACTGATGGATCCGCCGGTCGGTATTGCGGTAAAAATCCAAGACGGTAACTGCCGGGCTCTCTGGCCGGTTTGTGTTGAAGTTCTCCGGCAGTTAGGTTATATTAAACATGTCGATAATGATTCACCTCTGGCCCGATTCGAAAGGCCGGAGATACGCAACGTGCGAGATTTTGTAACCGGTCAGATCGTGCCGGACTTTCAATTGAGAAAAGTATGA
- a CDS encoding tryptophanase: MIRKRQPAEPYRIKSIEPIKLLPRKERLERIARAKYNIFKLDAPDIYIDLLTDSGTGAMSVQQWAALMLGDETYAGARSFRKFEATVRKITGKKFIVPCHQGRSAENLMFSTAVKRGQYVLNNTHFDTTRGNTLHKGGIPVDLPCAAMQSDEPLPFKGNMDIEKLEEFIGVKGREQIAMVIMTITNNSVGGQPVSMANIEAASAVCHKLGIPFIFDCARFAENAYFIKRDEEGYQHKSIPEIVNEMFSYCDGAMMSAKKDGLANIGGFIAVDNEELYSKLTELLILLEGFPTYGGLAGRDLEILSVGLEEVMDYDYLNFRVDQVAYFGEKIKEAGIPIVEPTGGHAVFADAGQLLPGIPPKQYPGQALTIAFYVEGGVRAVELGSIMFGGSDPNTGEAFVAPRELVRLALPRRVYTNSHLDYIAEVCERIVARKDQLSGYKITREPVFLRHFTCDMAPLKPEMVIAE; encoded by the coding sequence ATGATTCGGAAACGTCAGCCTGCAGAGCCTTATCGCATAAAATCGATTGAACCGATCAAGCTCTTACCGCGCAAGGAGCGGCTGGAGCGAATAGCCCGCGCCAAGTACAACATTTTCAAACTGGATGCCCCGGACATCTATATAGATTTGCTCACCGATTCCGGTACCGGAGCCATGTCGGTTCAGCAATGGGCCGCACTGATGCTCGGTGATGAAACCTATGCCGGAGCCCGTTCGTTTCGCAAGTTCGAGGCGACCGTACGTAAAATTACCGGCAAGAAGTTTATCGTACCGTGTCACCAGGGGCGTTCGGCAGAGAATCTCATGTTCTCGACAGCGGTGAAGCGCGGTCAGTACGTTCTCAACAACACACATTTCGACACCACCAGAGGCAACACTCTGCATAAGGGAGGCATACCTGTAGATCTTCCCTGTGCGGCGATGCAATCAGACGAACCGCTTCCGTTCAAGGGGAATATGGATATCGAGAAACTCGAAGAGTTTATCGGTGTCAAAGGGCGTGAGCAGATCGCTATGGTGATTATGACCATCACCAATAATTCGGTCGGCGGACAGCCGGTGTCGATGGCCAACATCGAAGCGGCTTCTGCCGTCTGTCATAAGTTAGGAATTCCCTTCATCTTCGACTGTGCACGTTTTGCCGAGAATGCCTATTTCATCAAACGTGATGAAGAAGGCTATCAGCATAAATCGATCCCGGAAATCGTAAACGAGATGTTCTCCTATTGCGACGGTGCGATGATGTCCGCTAAGAAAGACGGCCTGGCCAATATCGGCGGATTTATCGCGGTGGACAATGAGGAGTTGTACTCCAAGCTCACGGAACTGTTGATTCTGCTTGAAGGCTTCCCGACCTACGGCGGTCTTGCCGGGCGTGATCTGGAGATTCTGTCGGTTGGCCTTGAAGAAGTGATGGATTATGATTATCTGAATTTCCGCGTTGATCAGGTAGCTTATTTCGGTGAAAAGATCAAAGAAGCCGGGATCCCGATCGTAGAACCGACTGGTGGGCATGCGGTTTTTGCCGATGCCGGTCAACTTCTGCCGGGCATTCCGCCGAAGCAATACCCCGGTCAGGCGCTGACTATCGCGTTTTACGTGGAAGGCGGCGTTCGTGCGGTGGAGCTGGGATCGATTATGTTCGGAGGCTCCGATCCGAACACCGGCGAAGCGTTCGTTGCCCCAAGAGAGTTGGTTCGTCTTGCGCTGCCGCGTCGTGTTTACACCAACTCGCATTTGGATTACATCGCTGAAGTCTGCGAGCGAATCGTTGCTCGGAAGGATCAATTGAGCGGCTACAAGATCACCCGAGAGCCGGTGTTCCTGAGACATTTTACCTGTGATATGGCGCCGCTGAAGCCGGAAATGGTGATCGCGGAATAG